GACGGCACCGCTGCCCGACACGATGGTGTGCAGGCCCATCGGCATCCGCTTGATGTCCTCCGCCAGCCCCGCCATCTCGGCCGCCGCCATCGCCTCCTCCGGCGTGTACGGCTCGGTACCGCAGATGACGTCCAGGATCGATCCGGTGAACGGCTGCGCGTGCTGGAGCACCACCCCGCACTGCCGCCGCACCGCCGACTGGTCCAGCGCGGCCAGGTCCTGTCCGTCGTACAGGACACTGCCCGACAGCGGCCGGTCGAAGCCGATGAGCAGCCGCAGCAGGGTCGACTTGCCGCAGCCGCTGGGGCCGACGACCGCCACGAACTCGCCCGGCCGCACCTCGAAGGACACGTCGTCCAGGACCAGCGGCCCGTCGTCGGTGTACCGGAACGACAGCCGCCGCGCCTCGATCCCGCCGGACAGCGGACCCGGACGGGTGCTGGCGGTGCGCACCTCGGGTGTCGCGTCCAGCACCGGACGGATCTCCTCGAACAGCGGCAGCGCGGCCACCGCCGACACGAAGGAGCCGGTCAGCTGCGTGACCGAGGTCAGCAGCATCGTCACCGAGGCGTTGAAGGTCAGGAACTCCGCGGCCGACATCGAACCGCGCGCCGGACCCGCCAGCAGCATGAACATCAGCAGTGTGCACAGCGGCAGGTACACCGCGCCCAGCACCGCGTTGAGGTTCTTGATCCGTCCCGCCCGCTGCTGGAGCTCGCGGCTGTGCGCGAAGCGTTCCGCCCACGCCGCGTAGGCGTAGTTCTCGGCGGCGGCCACCCGCAGCTTCGGCAGCCCGCGCAGGGTCTGGAACGCCTGGTTGTTCAGCTTGTTGGTGAGCTTGACCAGCCGCCGCTGCCAGCGCACCTGCCACAGCCCGAGCGCCAGGAAGACACCGGCGACGACCACCAGCATGCCGATCGCCGCGAGCGCCATCGGCACGCTGTACCAGAGCAGCAGCCCCAGGTTCATCGCCCCGACGGTCACCGACTGCGCCACCGTCGGACCGACGCCCGCCAGCAGTCTGCGGATCGCGCTGATGCCCATGGCGGCGCTCGCCAGCTCGCCGGTGGACCGCTCGGTGAAGAACTTCGTCGGCAGCCGCAGCAGCCTGTCCCACACGGCGGGCTGGAGGGTCGCCTCGATCCGGCCCTCGAGGCGCAGGATGGTGAGGTTCTGCATCAGCATGAAAGCCGCCGCGACGACACTGCTCAGCATCACCGCGAGACACACCTGCACGATCAGCCCGGTCTGCGCCTTCGGCACGAACTCACCGAGCACCTTGCCGGTCGCGACCGGCACCAGCGCGCCGAGCGCCACCGTCACCAGCCCGGCGAGCAGCAGACCGGTCAGATCACGGCGGGTGCCCTGGAGACAGAACCGCAGCAGCCGCAGCGGACTGAGCCGGCGTTCGGGCAGCGGCCGGTAGAACATCACCGCGCGCGGCTCGAACTCCTCGGCGTTCGCCTTCTCCACCGGGGTCTCCCGGCCGGTCCCGGGATGCACGGCCACATAGCCGCCGCGCCGCCACAGCAGCGCCACCGGAGCCCCCGACAGGGTGCGGTGCCCGACCAGCGGACCCACGTCGTCCCGCCACCAGCCGTCCTCCAGCCGCACGCCGCGGGTGCGTACGCGCGAGGCCAGGGCGACCCGCTCCACCGGATCGAGCCGCTCGCTCTCGGTGCCGTTCTGCGCGGGCTCGGCGAGCGCGATGCCGGCGGCACCGGCGACCAGCCGGCACGCCGCGTACGTGGCGTCGGCGTCGGCGGCCGTGGTGCGCCCGGCCGACCGCTTGCCGATCGACGCCAGCAGCGTCCGGTCGGCCTGCGCGCGCACCGCCTC
The Streptomyces sp. NBC_01723 genome window above contains:
- a CDS encoding NHLP bacteriocin export ABC transporter permease/ATPase subunit, producing MTTVHEGQGDLVLGALGSLGTRVDCAGFNRLDLEGPQVLWLVVSGAVDLFAVDAGEQGHWHHLGRLEAGSVLLGPVAGPQHTLVARPLRDCVVHRIGLRELYQPANTQTWSYDEYGNPQYVPPTTSPLEYGLALGVGRGLTVLFQAPMASERAAAPTDDDVFWMQVPPGSVQYGSLYGEEAAADLLMDPALWQSLVDQQHRLLTTLDRWIEQLERTHETRTAAGIKAGEAVRAQADRTLLASIGKRSAGRTTAADADATYAACRLVAGAAGIALAEPAQNGTESERLDPVERVALASRVRTRGVRLEDGWWRDDVGPLVGHRTLSGAPVALLWRRGGYVAVHPGTGRETPVEKANAEEFEPRAVMFYRPLPERRLSPLRLLRFCLQGTRRDLTGLLLAGLVTVALGALVPVATGKVLGEFVPKAQTGLIVQVCLAVMLSSVVAAAFMLMQNLTILRLEGRIEATLQPAVWDRLLRLPTKFFTERSTGELASAAMGISAIRRLLAGVGPTVAQSVTVGAMNLGLLLWYSVPMALAAIGMLVVVAGVFLALGLWQVRWQRRLVKLTNKLNNQAFQTLRGLPKLRVAAAENYAYAAWAERFAHSRELQQRAGRIKNLNAVLGAVYLPLCTLLMFMLLAGPARGSMSAAEFLTFNASVTMLLTSVTQLTGSFVSAVAALPLFEEIRPVLDATPEVRTASTRPGPLSGGIEARRLSFRYTDDGPLVLDDVSFEVRPGEFVAVVGPSGCGKSTLLRLLIGFDRPLSGSVLYDGQDLAALDQSAVRRQCGVVLQHAQPFTGSILDVICGTEPYTPEEAMAAAEMAGLAEDIKRMPMGLHTIVSGSGAVSGGQRQRLMIAQALIRRPRILFFDEATSALDNETQRTVIESTKALNATRIVIAHRLSTVLDADRVIVMEDGKVAQQGPPAQLLADTGGRLHELVRRQLA